A stretch of the Balneola vulgaris DSM 17893 genome encodes the following:
- a CDS encoding WD40/YVTN/BNR-like repeat-containing protein has protein sequence MKITKLLLLVFLMVPLVAQAQKKTNKKNSSDIVLNEKHFNGLKWRNIGPFRGGRSVAVAGVVDQPLTYYMGTTGGGVWKTVNAGNTWKNISDGYFKTGSVGAIGVSESNPNIVVVGMGEHAARGVMTSMGDGVYKSTDAGKTWKHIGLDKTRHISDVIIHPTNPDIIFVSGQGAQYGPNEERGIFRTMDGGETWEKVHYVDENTGAVALSMDMTNPLILYAAMWEHRRYPWTMVSGGEKSGFYKSTDGGDTWKQLKNGLPKVMGKAGISVSRANPNRVYAVIEAKDDEAGVYRSDNAGMSWKLVNKDRNNVTRSWYYMEIFADPQDENVVYVLNAPTNKSIDGGVTFTNVPVPHGDTHDMWINPTDNQKMVHANDGGGNVSLDGARSWSTQQNQPTAQFYRVNTDNLVPYNVYGGQQDNSAIRIASRTTDGGIDWKDWESVAGCESAYAAFDPDNPVVVYGGCYQGIIGKWMEASKQEKPIKEYAELGLGIVPKDFKYRYNWNAPIISSPHDPSTIYHVGNVVFKTTNEGDSWEVISPDLTRNDKSKQGPGGGPFTNEGAGGENYNTIMYLVESPHEEGVLYVGTDDGLVHITRDGGTNWTNITPKGMPEGIVNSIEVSPHDPATAYMVMMNYKAMDLSNYIYKTDNYGKSWKKIVDGIEDEHTFTRVVREDPKRKGLLYAGTETGLYVSLNDGKKWERFQLNLPVVPINDLKFQDNDLVAATAGRSFWILDDVAALQNFKAKSDELAIFKPKDTYLFFNGASRSPLIGHNPPQGVTMDYYLPEVTDSTELTLEVLDGSTVIRSYSNKADTETKTWTGGPSKDPLLPAKKGYNRFTWNFHRESLPGVEGVFVLGDYNGARVAPGTYTLRLTQDGKTSETKVTVLPNPNIDTNPADYREQQRVLAEIADAVTDIHTSVNQMRSAKAQLETYAKLLKDHSGAEELLAKGEALIKRIDSWEQHLIQPKQKTFQDVINYHNQLNAKFIHLKGYVDAADPTVTLGAKERLADLQADWKVYERERDAIINNEMSEYNRMYKQLGLPAIIMD, from the coding sequence ATGAAGATTACTAAACTACTATTACTGGTTTTCTTGATGGTGCCTTTAGTGGCCCAAGCTCAAAAGAAAACCAATAAGAAGAATAGTTCAGATATTGTACTGAACGAGAAACATTTTAACGGATTGAAATGGCGGAATATCGGTCCATTTCGTGGAGGTAGAAGTGTTGCCGTTGCTGGCGTTGTAGACCAGCCGCTCACCTATTATATGGGAACCACTGGAGGTGGAGTTTGGAAGACGGTTAATGCGGGTAATACCTGGAAAAACATATCAGATGGATACTTCAAAACTGGATCGGTAGGTGCTATCGGAGTATCTGAAAGCAATCCTAACATCGTTGTTGTAGGAATGGGTGAGCATGCTGCACGTGGTGTAATGACTTCAATGGGTGACGGCGTTTATAAATCTACCGACGCTGGCAAAACTTGGAAGCATATTGGTTTAGATAAAACTCGCCACATCTCGGATGTAATCATCCACCCTACGAATCCGGATATCATTTTTGTATCAGGCCAAGGAGCGCAATATGGCCCAAATGAAGAACGAGGTATTTTCAGAACCATGGATGGTGGAGAAACTTGGGAGAAAGTGCATTATGTAGATGAGAATACGGGTGCTGTAGCACTGTCTATGGATATGACAAACCCACTTATTTTATACGCAGCTATGTGGGAACACCGTCGCTATCCATGGACGATGGTATCAGGTGGCGAAAAGTCGGGCTTTTATAAATCAACCGACGGTGGTGATACTTGGAAGCAGCTTAAAAACGGACTTCCAAAAGTAATGGGTAAGGCTGGTATCTCTGTATCTCGAGCTAATCCAAACAGAGTATATGCTGTGATTGAAGCCAAAGATGATGAGGCGGGTGTGTATCGTTCAGACAATGCTGGAATGTCGTGGAAACTAGTGAACAAAGATCGCAATAACGTAACTCGTTCGTGGTACTACATGGAGATTTTTGCCGATCCACAGGATGAAAATGTAGTGTATGTACTTAATGCACCGACTAATAAATCTATAGATGGTGGGGTAACCTTCACAAATGTACCGGTACCACATGGTGATACGCATGACATGTGGATCAATCCTACCGACAACCAAAAAATGGTTCACGCCAACGATGGTGGTGGCAATGTTTCTTTGGATGGTGCCCGTTCGTGGAGCACCCAACAAAATCAACCAACAGCACAGTTTTATCGTGTTAATACCGACAACTTGGTGCCATACAATGTATATGGTGGGCAGCAAGATAACTCAGCGATTCGCATTGCAAGCCGTACCACAGATGGTGGCATCGACTGGAAAGATTGGGAATCGGTAGCAGGTTGTGAAAGTGCATATGCCGCCTTCGATCCTGATAACCCTGTTGTTGTTTATGGAGGATGTTACCAAGGTATCATTGGCAAGTGGATGGAAGCCTCTAAACAAGAAAAGCCTATTAAAGAATATGCTGAATTGGGTTTAGGTATAGTGCCTAAAGACTTCAAGTACAGATACAACTGGAATGCTCCAATTATCAGTTCTCCACATGATCCTAGTACTATTTACCATGTAGGTAATGTAGTATTCAAAACTACCAACGAAGGCGATAGCTGGGAAGTAATCAGCCCTGATTTAACACGAAACGACAAGTCGAAGCAAGGACCTGGTGGTGGACCATTTACGAACGAAGGTGCAGGTGGTGAAAATTACAACACCATTATGTACTTGGTGGAATCACCCCATGAAGAAGGAGTACTCTATGTAGGTACCGATGATGGTTTGGTGCATATCACCAGAGATGGCGGGACAAACTGGACGAACATCACCCCTAAAGGAATGCCTGAAGGCATTGTGAATAGCATCGAAGTTTCACCACATGACCCTGCAACGGCTTACATGGTGATGATGAACTACAAAGCTATGGACCTGAGCAATTACATCTACAAAACAGATAACTATGGTAAATCATGGAAGAAAATTGTAGATGGAATTGAAGATGAGCACACATTCACCCGTGTTGTTCGTGAAGATCCTAAGCGAAAAGGTTTACTGTACGCTGGTACCGAAACAGGTTTATATGTATCGCTAAATGATGGCAAAAAATGGGAGCGTTTTCAGTTAAACCTTCCTGTTGTGCCTATTAACGATTTAAAATTCCAAGATAATGACCTTGTTGCTGCAACTGCAGGACGTTCTTTCTGGATCTTAGATGATGTGGCAGCCCTTCAAAACTTTAAAGCTAAAAGTGATGAGCTAGCTATCTTCAAACCAAAAGACACTTATTTGTTCTTTAATGGAGCTAGCCGAAGTCCACTTATTGGTCATAATCCTCCTCAAGGGGTAACGATGGACTATTACCTTCCAGAAGTAACCGACAGCACTGAACTTACTTTGGAAGTGTTAGATGGAAGTACAGTAATTCGTTCATATAGCAATAAAGCGGATACTGAAACTAAAACATGGACGGGTGGTCCTTCGAAAGACCCTCTACTTCCTGCTAAAAAAGGGTATAACCGATTTACATGGAACTTCCATAGAGAATCATTACCGGGTGTAGAAGGAGTATTCGTTTTAGGTGATTACAACGGTGCTCGCGTAGCTCCGGGCACGTATACCCTACGACTCACTCAAGATGGAAAGACCTCGGAAACTAAGGTTACAGTACTTCCTAACCCTAATATTGATACCAATCCTGCGGATTACAGAGAGCAACAACGTGTTCTAGCTGAAATCGCCGATGCGGTTACGGATATTCATACTTCTGTAAATCAAATGCGTTCTGCAAAAGCACAGCTTGAAACCTATGCTAAGTTGCTCAAAGACCACTCAGGCGCTGAAGAATTATTAGCCAAAGGTGAAGCTTTAATTAAGCGAATTGATAGCTGGGAACAGCACCTCATTCAACCTAAACAAAAGACTTTTCAAGATGTGATTAACTATCACAATCAGCTCAATGCTAAGTTTATTCACCTAAAAGGATATGTAGATGCTGCCGATCCTACCGTAACTCTTGGTGCAAAAGAACGATTGGCTGACTTACAAGCTGATTGGAAAGTGTATGAACGCGAACGTGATGCTATTATAAACAATGAGATGAGTGAATATAATCGCATGTATAAACAATTAGGCTTACCTGCAATAATCATGGATTAA
- a CDS encoding class I SAM-dependent methyltransferase, with the protein MSNLEKKQFGLTTKKVQKWKGRDEWFFNREHTDVYEDYYEGPYKRAEVWQKKVLGELLTKDERVKTLLEYGCGTTRFTRWWHNIGIEAMGADISPFMLSHAVKLFDGDLVWADSHHMPFKDHSFDALAFVATFAYYKDPIKVIQEAVRVGKYGVLFGIMNKNTPKLVRRRVQQAFGKNAYYETANFYTPKTLISTIHKALEGRNYTIEWTSTGLPKWFPVQQWGLPVGDFFSLYVKLTDVD; encoded by the coding sequence ATGAGCAACTTAGAGAAAAAGCAATTTGGGTTAACCACCAAGAAGGTTCAAAAATGGAAAGGACGCGACGAATGGTTCTTTAATCGAGAGCACACCGATGTGTATGAAGATTATTATGAAGGACCTTATAAAAGAGCCGAAGTTTGGCAAAAGAAAGTGCTTGGGGAGTTACTCACCAAAGATGAACGAGTAAAAACTTTATTGGAATATGGTTGTGGCACCACCCGTTTCACTCGATGGTGGCATAACATCGGAATTGAAGCCATGGGCGCCGACATCTCCCCTTTTATGCTTTCACATGCTGTGAAACTCTTTGATGGCGACTTAGTTTGGGCCGATTCACATCACATGCCCTTCAAAGATCATAGTTTTGATGCACTCGCTTTTGTTGCCACCTTTGCCTACTACAAAGACCCTATTAAAGTGATACAAGAAGCTGTTCGAGTAGGTAAATATGGAGTGTTGTTTGGGATCATGAATAAAAATACTCCCAAGTTAGTACGTCGCAGAGTTCAGCAAGCTTTTGGTAAAAACGCTTACTATGAAACGGCCAATTTCTACACTCCTAAAACCCTCATAAGCACTATTCACAAAGCTCTTGAAGGGCGCAACTACACTATTGAATGGACCTCAACGGGCTTACCAAAATGGTTCCCTGTTCAACAATGGGGACTCCCAGTAGGTGATTTCTTTTCTCTTTATGTGAAACTAACCGATGTAGACTAA
- a CDS encoding AIR synthase-related protein, with amino-acid sequence MSAFVDQSGKVALSIFDDLFEGKFGKQRKEVLQGPKFGVDTSVIDLGSGQGLVVSSDPLSLIPSLGLKESAWLSVQLLVNDMATSGHAPQFAQFTLNLPPELSKDDFKTYWGYIHEFCSDVGVAITGGHTGQIPGQNSTIAGGGTMFLKAPLERIISSAGVSGGDAIIVTKQAAMTASSILAKSFPHTVKEHIGEALLHEAQDNFFRTSVLQEAQIAASTLAPKVELRAMHDATEGGILGAIDEMATAANCGFIVDNELLPIHGVTAKVCEVFEIDPRFSVGAGSMIIATAPSCEDALIHNLADAGIAAQCVGYFKNAPTEKYIIENEEKVPFQFDGKDPYWEAFFKALTNKLT; translated from the coding sequence ATGAGTGCTTTTGTAGATCAATCTGGAAAAGTTGCCCTTTCTATCTTCGACGATCTCTTCGAAGGTAAATTTGGTAAGCAACGCAAAGAGGTACTACAAGGACCAAAATTTGGTGTAGATACTTCTGTGATTGATTTAGGTAGCGGACAAGGTTTGGTAGTATCTAGTGATCCGCTATCCCTCATTCCCTCATTAGGCTTAAAAGAATCGGCATGGTTATCTGTGCAATTATTGGTGAATGATATGGCTACAAGTGGCCATGCTCCTCAATTTGCTCAATTCACTTTAAATCTACCGCCGGAGTTATCGAAAGATGATTTTAAAACCTACTGGGGTTATATACACGAATTCTGTAGTGACGTTGGTGTAGCAATAACGGGTGGACATACGGGGCAGATTCCTGGGCAAAACTCTACCATTGCTGGTGGTGGAACCATGTTTCTAAAAGCACCCCTTGAACGAATCATTAGCAGTGCTGGAGTTTCAGGTGGGGACGCAATTATTGTAACTAAGCAAGCTGCTATGACGGCCTCCTCCATACTTGCTAAAAGCTTTCCCCATACAGTGAAAGAACACATCGGTGAAGCACTACTTCATGAAGCTCAAGACAATTTCTTTCGAACATCGGTATTGCAAGAAGCACAAATTGCTGCCTCTACCCTTGCGCCAAAGGTGGAGCTAAGAGCAATGCACGATGCTACTGAAGGTGGAATTCTAGGGGCTATTGATGAAATGGCGACGGCGGCAAATTGTGGCTTCATCGTAGATAATGAACTACTCCCTATTCATGGGGTTACGGCAAAAGTATGTGAAGTCTTTGAAATCGACCCGCGTTTTAGTGTAGGTGCGGGATCGATGATCATCGCTACAGCACCTAGTTGTGAAGATGCTCTTATTCATAATTTAGCAGATGCTGGTATAGCAGCTCAATGTGTTGGCTATTTCAAAAACGCGCCTACCGAGAAATATATCATTGAAAACGAAGAGAAAGTGCCTTTCCAATTTGATGGAAAAGATCCTTATTGGGAAGCTTTCTTCAAGGCATTAACAAACAAACTCACTTAA
- a CDS encoding thiamine phosphate synthase produces the protein MTEFPKGIYLVVDPQMETDVLFENTRQALEGGVNVLQIWNNWPESYDQASKVAFINQLLELANSYNVPVLINNEWELMRETELAGVHFDEIPADIKSIRLQIPRTFYVGITCGNDRKKIRAVQNLEVDYISFCSMFPSSSVDTCEIVNPDNVAFARLYSSLPIFVSGGITPNNASSLMGCGADGIAVISGILNAENPKKAAEAYQKALKHI, from the coding sequence ATGACTGAATTTCCGAAAGGCATCTACTTGGTTGTAGACCCTCAAATGGAAACGGATGTACTCTTTGAAAACACTAGGCAAGCTTTAGAAGGTGGTGTTAATGTATTACAGATTTGGAATAACTGGCCTGAGTCTTATGATCAAGCTAGCAAAGTAGCATTTATCAATCAGCTTCTAGAATTAGCGAATTCCTATAACGTACCTGTTCTCATCAATAATGAATGGGAACTCATGCGCGAAACTGAGCTAGCTGGCGTTCATTTTGATGAAATTCCAGCAGATATAAAATCTATACGACTTCAAATACCCAGAACATTTTATGTAGGAATTACCTGTGGAAACGACCGTAAAAAAATTAGAGCGGTTCAAAATTTAGAAGTCGATTATATATCGTTCTGCTCCATGTTCCCCTCTTCATCTGTAGATACTTGTGAAATTGTTAATCCAGATAATGTGGCCTTTGCCCGACTTTATTCATCCTTACCCATTTTCGTTTCTGGTGGTATCACTCCAAACAACGCATCAAGCCTGATGGGATGTGGTGCGGATGGGATTGCGGTAATTTCGGGTATTTTAAACGCAGAAAATCCTAAAAAAGCAGCTGAAGCTTATCAAAAAGCACTAAAACACATATAA
- a CDS encoding Trm112 family protein, whose amino-acid sequence MQKQLLKKLCCPIDKSDLEVQIFTEQEDEILEALMTCPECNRFFPVIYGLPILIPDEYRDFDMEGEVLTRWGFILDEKSETPQLLPEASTTE is encoded by the coding sequence ATGCAAAAACAACTCCTTAAAAAACTATGCTGCCCAATAGATAAATCGGATTTAGAAGTTCAAATATTTACTGAGCAAGAAGACGAAATTCTTGAGGCGCTAATGACATGCCCTGAGTGCAATCGCTTTTTCCCTGTTATATATGGCCTCCCTATTCTTATCCCAGATGAGTATCGTGATTTTGATATGGAAGGTGAGGTATTAACACGCTGGGGTTTTATCTTAGATGAAAAATCAGAAACTCCTCAACTTTTACCTGAAGCTTCTACTACAGAATAG